From Verrucomicrobiota bacterium, one genomic window encodes:
- a CDS encoding transaldolase: protein MSDTQTTSQNNMQRMKDLGADWWNDSCDIQELSDAVQTGAVGATSNPVIVAAAVKQDAARWIPVLKDLIRDNPSDSEEDIAWKLIARVGMDASKLLLPVFEKTNGVKGHLCLQVNPKYYRNTERMVEHGKELAALAPNIAIKAPATKAGIAAFEEMTAAGIRVNVTVSFSVAQAVAAAEAIERGLKRAENPDANHPYITIMVGRVDDQLKRSAASKHIDADPAALEWGGVAVFKHAAEIFRERGYKSTLLAAAYRNQVQWSEIIGPDVLQSIPYGWWKKYNEAEITPRLSLNEPMDKTILSELMKFDDFKQAYYEDGMTPDEFVSYGASINTITQFIEGYEGLLKVVRSLMLI, encoded by the coding sequence ATGTCCGATACACAGACAACGAGTCAGAACAACATGCAACGCATGAAAGATTTGGGCGCCGATTGGTGGAACGACTCATGCGATATTCAGGAATTGTCCGATGCAGTTCAAACCGGTGCGGTTGGTGCAACCTCCAACCCGGTCATTGTGGCTGCAGCCGTGAAGCAGGATGCGGCTCGCTGGATTCCTGTGCTGAAGGATTTGATAAGAGACAATCCTTCTGACTCAGAGGAGGACATTGCCTGGAAACTCATTGCGCGCGTGGGAATGGACGCATCCAAACTATTGCTCCCGGTATTCGAAAAAACAAACGGCGTAAAAGGACACCTTTGCCTTCAGGTAAATCCGAAGTATTACCGCAATACCGAACGCATGGTCGAACACGGGAAGGAGCTCGCAGCATTGGCACCCAACATTGCAATAAAAGCGCCAGCAACCAAGGCCGGGATCGCTGCATTTGAAGAAATGACCGCGGCAGGTATTCGTGTAAATGTGACGGTTTCTTTTTCTGTAGCTCAGGCTGTGGCAGCAGCAGAAGCCATAGAACGTGGCTTGAAGCGGGCCGAAAACCCGGACGCCAATCATCCGTACATCACCATCATGGTGGGTCGCGTGGACGATCAACTCAAACGTTCAGCCGCAAGTAAGCATATCGATGCCGATCCAGCTGCGCTTGAATGGGGAGGTGTTGCCGTTTTCAAACACGCCGCAGAAATATTTCGCGAACGCGGTTATAAATCAACCCTCCTCGCCGCAGCCTACAGAAACCAGGTACAATGGTCGGAGATCATTGGTCCTGATGTGCTTCAGTCGATTCCTTATGGTTGGTGGAAGAAGTATAACGAGGCGGAAATAACTCCCAGGTTGAGTCTGAACGAACCGATGGACAAAACTATTTTAAGCGAGCTGATGAAGTTTGATGATTTTAAGCAGGCCTATTACGAAGACGGGATGACACCTGACGAGTTCGTCAGTTACGGAGCATCTATCAATACGATTACTCAATTCATTGAAGGGTATGAAGGTCTTCTTAAAGTGGTTCGCAGCCTCATGCTTATTTAA
- a CDS encoding CoA-acylating methylmalonate-semialdehyde dehydrogenase, with product MSTSTETLLPCPLFINGEWIDRSDLPTSPVHNPSTGAIIAETPLADTATVGQAIQAAQDAFPAWWETPAMERARVLFRYRALLEKDFDAICRIISMEHGKTFGESRGEMQRGLECVEYACGITELLKGEYLENIARGIDCEVIRQPLGVCAGITPFNFPAMIAMWMFPLAIASGNTYIFKPSEKVPLTAIRLIELLDKAGLPKGVLNLVHGGKESVDALLTHPAVRAISFVGSTPVAKYIYETGTKNGKRVQANGGAKNHVIIMPDAEVKNSVDGIMGGAFGCAGERCMAIANAVCVGDASITVLPELVEAARNLKVGPTDRDPQPQMGAVITREHCDRVTELITQGGDEGGKILNDGRSLKVSEAPNGFYLGATIIDDVQPQSVLARTEIFGPVLSVLRAGNLEEALELANASAFGNGTAIFTTSGSAAREFKHRVRAGMVGINVGVPAPMAMFPFSGWDQSFFGDLHIQGSDGVRFFTREKTVTSRWFGDEDVWRK from the coding sequence ATGAGCACTTCAACAGAAACATTGTTACCCTGCCCTCTTTTCATAAACGGCGAATGGATCGACCGGTCTGATCTTCCAACCAGTCCGGTACACAACCCATCAACGGGTGCGATCATCGCCGAAACACCGCTGGCGGATACTGCTACGGTTGGACAGGCTATTCAGGCAGCCCAGGATGCATTTCCAGCTTGGTGGGAAACTCCAGCCATGGAACGAGCACGAGTTCTTTTTAGGTACCGGGCATTATTGGAAAAAGATTTTGATGCGATCTGCAGAATCATCAGTATGGAACACGGCAAGACATTCGGTGAATCGCGGGGAGAAATGCAGCGGGGATTGGAGTGTGTTGAGTACGCTTGCGGAATAACCGAACTACTCAAAGGAGAATACCTGGAAAATATCGCACGCGGCATCGATTGTGAAGTGATTCGTCAACCACTCGGCGTATGCGCCGGAATTACTCCATTTAACTTTCCTGCAATGATCGCCATGTGGATGTTCCCCTTGGCAATCGCTTCCGGCAATACCTACATTTTTAAACCAAGTGAAAAAGTTCCGCTGACGGCCATCCGCCTAATAGAACTTCTCGACAAAGCAGGACTTCCGAAGGGAGTCCTCAATCTTGTCCACGGCGGAAAGGAAAGTGTGGATGCCCTACTCACCCACCCAGCCGTACGGGCGATTTCATTTGTCGGCTCAACGCCTGTGGCAAAATACATTTACGAAACCGGCACAAAAAACGGCAAACGGGTACAGGCCAACGGCGGGGCAAAGAATCATGTCATCATCATGCCCGATGCCGAAGTTAAAAACTCGGTCGATGGAATCATGGGAGGAGCTTTTGGTTGTGCAGGTGAGCGTTGCATGGCAATTGCAAATGCGGTCTGCGTTGGAGATGCATCTATAACGGTGCTTCCGGAGCTGGTAGAAGCCGCCCGCAATCTGAAAGTCGGACCCACCGACCGCGACCCTCAACCTCAGATGGGTGCAGTCATAACTCGTGAACATTGCGATCGGGTAACAGAATTGATTACCCAAGGCGGAGATGAAGGCGGCAAGATCTTGAATGATGGACGCTCACTAAAAGTCTCCGAAGCCCCGAACGGCTTTTATCTTGGAGCGACGATTATCGACGATGTTCAACCACAATCCGTTTTGGCCAGGACAGAAATTTTCGGTCCCGTCCTCAGTGTCTTGCGAGCAGGCAACCTGGAAGAAGCATTGGAATTGGCCAACGCTTCCGCATTTGGAAACGGTACCGCAATATTCACTACCTCGGGCAGCGCCGCGCGCGAATTCAAACACCGGGTAAGAGCAGGTATGGTTGGTATTAACGTGGGAGTCCCTGCGCCCATGGCGATGTTCCCGTTTAGTGGATGGGACCAATCCTTTTTTGGTGACCTTCACATTCAAGGGAGTGACGGCGTTCGATTCTTTACCCGCGAAAAAACGGTTACCTCACGATGGTTCGGTGATGAAGACGTATGGAGAAAGTAA
- the iolD gene encoding 3D-(3,5/4)-trihydroxycyclohexane-1,2-dione acylhydrolase (decyclizing), producing the protein MKTERLSVGAAIVKFLQNQYVARDGQEHRLINGVFGIFGHGNVTGLGQALEEYGGNGLPFYQGKNEQCMVHSATAFAKARRRLGTLACTSSIGPGATNMITGAATATVNRLPVLLLPGDIFASRIPGPVLQQLENPHTQDSGVNDCFKPVSKYWDRIYRPEQLLSALPEAMRVLADPAQTGAVTLCLPQDVQAESFDFPEHLFQRRVYTIQRTPVGKEVLLEACRQIKEAKQPLIVAGGGIHYSEAEEALRIFAEQTGIPVVVSQAGKGSLLESHPQCLGSVGATGNSAGNRAAVEADLVINIGTRLSDFTTASKSQFQNPDVRFIAINVHAMDAHKHGAFPMVGDARAIIEDLTDALNGHSIPESYAKDISAWKSSWNTTREDIVHPKNEEGLLYQSEAIHILNEFGDENSTTVHASGGVPGDIHKLWNCKDAMDYHSEYGFSCMGYEIAGAMGVKLADPNREVYTLVGDGSYMMLSQDIVTSIQEGLKITIVLLDNHGFQCIRGLQTSCGGNEFGNEFRHREKENNRLDGEFVEIDFCANAKSMGAIVFRAEDEASFIEALAKAKEETRTTLIYVPIRRESNVPGYSWWEVPVSGSSNLPPVQMAHENYNEAKKKQRFYY; encoded by the coding sequence ATGAAAACCGAACGACTTTCCGTTGGCGCAGCCATCGTCAAATTTCTACAAAACCAATACGTAGCCCGTGATGGCCAGGAACACCGTCTGATTAATGGTGTATTCGGCATTTTTGGACACGGAAATGTGACCGGCCTCGGTCAAGCTTTGGAGGAGTATGGCGGCAACGGACTTCCCTTTTACCAAGGCAAAAACGAACAATGCATGGTTCACTCAGCAACCGCGTTTGCCAAAGCTCGACGTAGATTGGGAACCTTGGCCTGTACTTCATCCATTGGCCCAGGCGCGACTAACATGATTACCGGTGCGGCAACTGCTACGGTCAACCGGCTACCGGTTCTACTCCTGCCTGGAGATATTTTTGCAAGCCGAATTCCTGGACCAGTATTGCAACAACTTGAAAATCCGCACACCCAGGACTCCGGAGTAAATGACTGTTTCAAACCGGTTTCCAAATATTGGGATCGCATTTATCGTCCCGAGCAACTGCTCAGCGCTTTGCCCGAAGCCATGCGAGTGTTGGCGGACCCTGCACAAACCGGAGCAGTAACCCTTTGCTTGCCGCAAGACGTTCAAGCCGAGAGTTTTGATTTTCCAGAACATTTATTTCAGCGCCGGGTATACACCATACAGCGAACGCCCGTAGGGAAAGAAGTCTTACTGGAAGCTTGTCGCCAAATAAAAGAGGCGAAACAACCACTCATTGTTGCAGGCGGCGGCATTCACTATTCCGAAGCAGAAGAAGCACTACGAATTTTTGCTGAACAAACCGGTATTCCAGTGGTGGTATCTCAAGCCGGCAAAGGGTCGTTGCTGGAAAGTCATCCGCAGTGCCTTGGATCCGTGGGAGCCACCGGAAATTCCGCCGGCAATCGAGCAGCTGTTGAAGCAGACCTGGTAATCAATATCGGTACACGTTTGTCAGATTTTACCACCGCCTCGAAATCGCAGTTCCAAAACCCGGACGTCCGGTTTATTGCCATCAATGTTCACGCCATGGATGCTCACAAACACGGTGCCTTTCCAATGGTGGGAGACGCCAGGGCCATCATTGAGGACCTGACAGACGCACTGAATGGTCATTCAATTCCTGAAAGCTACGCCAAGGACATCTCTGCTTGGAAATCGAGCTGGAACACAACACGTGAAGACATTGTTCATCCGAAAAACGAGGAAGGGCTTCTCTACCAGAGTGAAGCCATTCACATCCTTAATGAATTTGGTGATGAAAACTCGACCACCGTTCACGCGTCCGGCGGAGTTCCCGGCGACATTCACAAGCTTTGGAATTGCAAAGACGCCATGGATTATCATTCCGAATACGGTTTCTCCTGCATGGGTTACGAAATTGCCGGAGCCATGGGCGTGAAATTGGCGGACCCCAATCGCGAAGTTTATACGTTGGTCGGTGATGGGAGCTACATGATGCTGAGCCAGGATATTGTAACCTCCATTCAGGAAGGCCTGAAAATTACCATCGTGTTATTGGATAATCACGGATTCCAGTGCATCCGCGGCCTGCAAACCAGTTGTGGTGGAAACGAATTCGGCAACGAGTTCCGTCATCGTGAGAAGGAAAACAATCGATTGGATGGAGAGTTCGTGGAAATTGATTTCTGCGCAAACGCCAAGAGTATGGGAGCGATCGTATTCAGGGCAGAGGACGAAGCATCTTTTATTGAGGCTCTGGCGAAAGCAAAAGAGGAAACCCGGACCACTTTGATTTACGTTCCCATTCGCAGAGAATCCAATGTTCCCGGTTATTCCTGGTGGGAAGTACCCGTCTCCGGATCCTCTAATCTTCCACCGGTTCAAATGGCGCATGAGAACTACAACGAAGCAAAAAAGAAGCAAAGGTTTTACTATTGA
- a CDS encoding cobalamin-independent methionine synthase II family protein, producing MSYSTTLPTTPEILTTTVGSYSPIDWLAALPSEQSVLDATAVVIHTQQQYGIDLPTDGELYRFDVNHPDTNGMIEYFISRLGCIDTQIGLTDARSFRLKQEMNFRFKPAGVVRGPIGEGTLDLLEACTRSAAVANGPLKFTLTSPYMLARTLLDNHYGDLGELTLAIADALADQVSELPCACVQVDEANVPGSPENAPIAQEAINRILDKVKGQKAVHFCFGNYGGQTIQAGGWKLLIDFLNGLHTDHLVLELAHRPENDLEALKEVDPKIKLGIGVIDIKVNHVESPDEVAARIEKAAQYVGAGRIGWVHPDCGFWMLKRSIANRKMESLVKGRDLYLGR from the coding sequence ATGAGCTATTCAACCACCCTTCCGACAACTCCGGAGATCCTTACCACTACTGTAGGTTCTTACAGCCCTATTGATTGGCTCGCAGCCCTGCCAAGCGAACAGTCTGTCCTGGATGCAACGGCGGTCGTCATTCATACACAACAGCAGTACGGCATCGACTTACCAACGGATGGGGAACTTTACCGCTTTGATGTAAACCATCCCGACACCAACGGCATGATCGAATATTTCATTTCCCGTCTGGGGTGTATTGATACCCAGATTGGACTGACGGATGCTCGCTCATTCAGGTTGAAGCAGGAAATGAACTTCCGCTTCAAACCAGCGGGTGTGGTGCGCGGACCTATCGGAGAAGGCACGCTCGATTTATTGGAAGCCTGCACACGATCAGCCGCGGTGGCAAACGGACCCCTGAAGTTTACCCTCACCAGTCCATACATGCTGGCACGCACACTTCTGGATAATCATTACGGTGATCTGGGTGAGCTTACACTGGCCATTGCGGACGCACTAGCTGACCAGGTAAGTGAACTTCCCTGTGCGTGTGTTCAGGTCGATGAAGCCAACGTGCCCGGCAGTCCTGAGAATGCTCCGATCGCCCAGGAAGCTATCAACCGAATTCTTGACAAGGTGAAGGGACAAAAGGCGGTGCATTTTTGCTTCGGAAACTATGGAGGTCAGACTATTCAGGCAGGCGGCTGGAAACTACTTATTGATTTCCTCAATGGTTTGCACACCGACCACCTGGTATTGGAACTCGCTCATAGACCCGAGAATGACCTGGAGGCATTGAAGGAAGTGGATCCTAAAATAAAACTGGGGATCGGGGTCATCGACATTAAGGTCAACCACGTCGAATCACCGGATGAAGTCGCGGCCCGAATCGAAAAGGCCGCTCAATATGTAGGCGCAGGACGTATTGGTTGGGTTCACCCTGATTGTGGTTTCTGGATGCTTAAACGCTCTATTGCCAATCGTAAGATGGAGTCGCTGGTTAAAGGCCGAGATTTGTATCTAGGCCGATAG
- a CDS encoding divalent metal cation transporter: protein MSSNAKPDHETSQNKRSWIFSIGPGLVTACVVIGPGSILTSSKVGAADGYSKSWVVVLAVIFMLTYTALGAKLAVVSQQSNGDLVRKHAGSWLAILIGLSVFFISAGFQFGNNLGVHAAISTYVEGDYWVILFNAVALAFVFGFRNLYSALEKLMTCFVGLMLVSFAVNLFFAKPAVGELVVGFVPSGLSEIGLPLLGLVGTTFVISAAYYQSYLVRFKGWQIKDLKAGMVDARVSAIIMALITLMLMITAAAVLRGKELNSPADVANSLYPLFGEKGRIIFSLGLFSAAFSSFIVNSMIGGFILSDGFNLGSTPQEKIPRILTGVVLLTGMGVALYAIKAQVSPVAAIVAAQAAVVIASPVVAGTLLWLTNRTDIMGDYKNSKGLNTVAGIGFVLLLAMAYNTAVYKFYPMLLEFVGTN from the coding sequence ATGAGCAGTAATGCAAAACCCGACCACGAAACCTCGCAGAATAAACGATCATGGATATTTTCTATTGGTCCCGGTTTGGTGACCGCTTGCGTGGTAATTGGTCCTGGGAGTATTTTAACCAGTTCCAAAGTGGGGGCTGCGGATGGTTATTCAAAATCCTGGGTCGTCGTATTGGCAGTAATTTTTATGCTCACCTACACGGCCCTAGGAGCAAAACTGGCAGTCGTTTCACAACAATCAAACGGTGACCTTGTTCGAAAGCACGCGGGAAGCTGGCTGGCGATTCTTATTGGCCTAAGTGTATTTTTCATATCGGCCGGATTCCAATTCGGAAATAATTTAGGCGTACATGCCGCCATCTCCACCTACGTGGAAGGTGACTACTGGGTTATCCTGTTTAACGCTGTTGCGCTGGCGTTTGTGTTTGGATTCCGCAACTTGTATTCGGCACTGGAAAAGTTAATGACCTGTTTCGTAGGCCTCATGTTGGTTTCCTTCGCGGTCAATCTGTTTTTCGCAAAACCGGCCGTCGGTGAGCTGGTTGTTGGCTTTGTCCCATCTGGCCTTTCAGAAATCGGCCTGCCTTTGCTCGGACTTGTCGGTACGACCTTTGTGATATCAGCGGCTTACTATCAGTCCTACCTGGTTCGTTTCAAGGGTTGGCAAATTAAGGACTTGAAAGCTGGCATGGTAGATGCGCGGGTTTCAGCCATCATCATGGCCTTGATCACCCTGATGCTAATGATAACTGCGGCAGCTGTTTTGCGCGGAAAAGAACTTAACTCTCCAGCTGATGTTGCGAATTCCCTTTATCCGTTATTCGGTGAAAAAGGCCGGATCATATTCAGCCTTGGATTATTTTCAGCAGCGTTTTCATCCTTCATCGTAAATTCCATGATTGGAGGATTCATTCTGTCCGACGGATTCAATCTCGGAAGTACTCCACAAGAAAAAATTCCGCGAATTTTGACCGGTGTAGTCCTCCTCACCGGGATGGGCGTTGCGCTTTATGCCATCAAAGCCCAAGTCAGTCCAGTCGCCGCCATCGTAGCCGCTCAAGCGGCGGTCGTGATTGCTTCACCCGTGGTTGCAGGCACTTTACTGTGGCTGACAAATCGTACCGATATCATGGGGGATTACAAAAACAGTAAAGGATTGAACACAGTAGCCGGTATCGGGTTTGTCCTACTCCTTGCCATGGCTTACAATACAGCTGTCTATAAGTTCTATCCCATGCTGCTGGAATTCGTCGGGACAAATTGA
- a CDS encoding sodium:solute symporter family protein, translating to MTWIDIAVLILYFGAMVGIGIWAMRRIKNQEDYFMGGRGFGKLLQTFAAFGAGTGAHEPVTVGRTGWTSGLSGVWSALMWLFVTPIYWITGVWYRRMRHLTLGDWFVERYESKAMGAAYTVFAIIFYMTYLSTMFSAIAKFAVPLLGVESLFGVDLQYTIIPVIAVVVIIYGVLGGLTAAYWTDLIQGIFIIILSVLLIPFGLWALVKEFGDPQTMGLLDGFTIMHERVSSDYFSLFSGPSAGEFPIQYIISLTLLALIGIVVQPHFIATGGGSAKSEDAARIGLVTGNFLKRLCTIGWAITALIALALLAGNAEIAADPDRVWGVAAREILGPLNMGLVGLMLACLLAAMMSSADAYMIVTSGLVSRNVFAAYINPKASERTYLFVARITGLVIIVGASIFALTMADVFGQFKLALELPILFAAPFWIGMFWRRANRVSVWITIGFSFVLFLILPGVIPYVPGIKTNPDFTITTNIVTTTFTREATPADVAQREAWEANHVGHEPPVAVAGLPIEITIRSGGQSIFWQGGVNPQSQQSLKTISKGEENGKQILVQQNDSPMIGTGDFRIDFLFYQWLGFDLANASKATIETLRLPTRLVLPFLVLIIASFFTPRNTKEALDRYYVKMKTEVDPDHHLDRQNLEKSYQNPDRFNDRLLFPGTEFEFVKPRPKDYIGFLASVAVCFVMVGILLWLASIGA from the coding sequence ATGACCTGGATCGACATTGCAGTTCTCATTCTCTACTTCGGCGCCATGGTTGGAATCGGCATCTGGGCGATGCGGCGAATCAAAAATCAGGAGGATTATTTCATGGGCGGACGCGGTTTCGGAAAGCTGCTCCAAACCTTTGCCGCGTTCGGTGCTGGCACTGGTGCTCATGAGCCGGTTACGGTCGGACGGACGGGTTGGACGAGCGGATTGAGCGGTGTGTGGTCTGCGCTGATGTGGTTGTTCGTAACGCCGATTTATTGGATCACGGGCGTCTGGTACCGGAGAATGCGCCACTTGACCTTGGGCGATTGGTTCGTCGAGCGCTACGAGTCAAAAGCGATGGGAGCTGCTTACACGGTCTTCGCCATTATTTTCTACATGACCTACCTTTCGACCATGTTCTCCGCAATCGCCAAGTTTGCGGTCCCGTTGCTCGGCGTCGAATCTTTGTTTGGTGTCGATCTTCAATATACCATAATACCTGTGATTGCCGTCGTAGTAATCATCTACGGCGTGCTCGGTGGCCTAACCGCTGCTTATTGGACGGACCTTATCCAGGGAATTTTTATTATCATACTTTCGGTTCTGCTGATTCCATTCGGGCTTTGGGCGTTGGTCAAAGAATTTGGTGACCCTCAGACGATGGGTTTGTTGGACGGATTCACCATCATGCACGAGCGTGTCTCAAGCGATTACTTCAGTCTCTTCTCTGGACCAAGCGCTGGCGAATTTCCTATCCAATACATCATTTCGCTGACCTTGCTGGCGTTGATCGGTATCGTGGTTCAGCCCCACTTTATCGCAACGGGGGGTGGCTCGGCAAAGAGTGAAGACGCAGCGCGGATTGGCCTGGTCACTGGAAATTTCCTCAAGCGCCTCTGCACTATTGGGTGGGCTATTACAGCGTTGATAGCATTGGCACTGTTGGCGGGAAACGCAGAAATCGCCGCCGACCCGGATCGGGTGTGGGGCGTTGCGGCTCGAGAGATTCTCGGTCCTCTCAACATGGGTCTGGTTGGGCTTATGTTAGCCTGTTTGTTGGCTGCCATGATGAGCTCGGCCGACGCCTATATGATCGTTACCTCCGGCCTGGTTTCACGCAACGTATTCGCGGCCTACATCAATCCCAAGGCATCGGAAAGAACTTACCTTTTTGTTGCCCGGATTACCGGCTTGGTGATCATCGTGGGTGCATCCATCTTCGCATTGACCATGGCCGATGTGTTCGGGCAGTTCAAGCTGGCACTCGAGCTTCCGATCCTCTTTGCCGCCCCGTTCTGGATTGGAATGTTTTGGCGACGAGCCAATCGGGTATCTGTCTGGATTACCATCGGATTTTCGTTCGTTCTTTTTCTGATCTTACCTGGCGTAATACCCTACGTTCCTGGAATAAAGACGAATCCAGACTTCACCATTACAACAAACATTGTGACCACGACTTTCACACGCGAAGCGACACCGGCAGATGTGGCGCAGCGTGAAGCCTGGGAAGCCAACCATGTTGGTCATGAGCCCCCAGTCGCTGTTGCCGGGTTGCCCATCGAAATAACCATCCGATCGGGTGGCCAATCAATTTTCTGGCAGGGTGGAGTGAACCCCCAGAGCCAGCAATCCCTGAAGACGATCTCGAAAGGGGAAGAAAACGGAAAGCAAATTCTTGTCCAACAAAACGACTCCCCAATGATCGGCACTGGCGACTTCCGCATCGACTTCCTTTTCTACCAATGGCTTGGATTCGATCTGGCTAATGCCTCAAAGGCGACCATTGAAACGCTACGCCTGCCGACCCGGCTGGTTCTGCCATTTCTTGTGCTTATCATCGCCAGTTTTTTCACTCCTCGAAACACGAAGGAGGCGCTTGATCGTTACTACGTAAAAATGAAAACGGAGGTCGACCCTGACCACCATTTGGACAGGCAAAATCTCGAAAAATCGTACCAGAATCCCGACCGGTTCAATGATCGTCTCCTTTTCCCCGGTACAGAATTTGAGTTCGTTAAACCGCGCCCGAAAGACTACATCGGTTTTCTTGCCTCTGTTGCCGTTTGCTTCGTAATGGTTGGAATCCTTCTCTGGTTGGCCAGCATCGGTGCCTGA
- a CDS encoding 5-deoxy-glucuronate isomerase — MQNSPNSPTSHLVPRPTEGYGKGYTKITEAGDTSAGGLDTQMDFGILVHGPDEPVEETHAKESVWVLIRGEAQVSAGDQNLVLKRESIFDEAPTAIHVGPDTPLSIVPLSKEVEWAVTRTTNDRKLTPRIYTPDNLSPEYRGAGLVQNACLRNVRLIFDYDTNPEANLVIGEVVNYPGKWSSYPPHHHDQPEIYHYRFTEPQGYGHAELGDAVFKVQQNDTMIIPPQLDHAQVSAPGYGMWYLWVIRHLENNPYTGFEFTADHAWTLDAANQGWEPKKDN; from the coding sequence ATGCAAAACTCCCCAAACAGTCCAACATCCCATTTAGTCCCCAGGCCTACCGAAGGTTACGGAAAAGGATACACAAAAATAACCGAAGCAGGTGATACAAGCGCAGGCGGATTGGATACCCAGATGGATTTCGGTATTCTGGTTCATGGTCCGGATGAGCCTGTTGAAGAAACACATGCAAAAGAGTCGGTTTGGGTATTGATCAGAGGCGAGGCCCAAGTCAGTGCGGGCGACCAGAATCTGGTATTGAAACGGGAGTCGATTTTCGACGAGGCCCCGACGGCTATCCACGTCGGCCCTGATACTCCTTTATCTATTGTGCCTCTCAGCAAGGAAGTGGAATGGGCTGTAACGCGAACCACCAATGACAGGAAACTTACTCCCCGCATTTATACTCCCGATAATTTATCTCCTGAATACCGTGGTGCCGGCCTGGTTCAGAATGCCTGCCTGAGAAATGTTCGCTTGATTTTCGATTACGACACCAACCCCGAGGCAAACCTCGTTATTGGAGAAGTCGTCAACTACCCAGGGAAATGGTCCAGCTACCCACCCCATCACCACGACCAGCCAGAAATCTACCATTACCGATTTACAGAACCGCAAGGGTATGGACACGCAGAACTGGGCGATGCTGTTTTTAAGGTCCAGCAAAACGACACCATGATTATTCCACCTCAACTGGATCATGCCCAGGTTTCGGCGCCCGGTTATGGCATGTGGTATTTATGGGTGATCCGTCACCTGGAAAATAATCCCTATACCGGATTTGAATTTACGGCTGATCATGCCTGGACCCTGGATGCAGCCAACCAAGGTTGGGAACCCAAAAAAGACAACTAA
- the iolE gene encoding myo-inosose-2 dehydratase, translating into MHPINWSNDDFRDLGGTTPLETCFQQMQEAGYVGTEVGHKYSQDPDELRPMMNRFQLRLIGGWHSTYLAEKEYEEEESSFLKYLHFLKSMDASVVVVAESSQAIHGDESAPLKFGPDLITISEDQWERVYQGLDKLSDLAASEGLPVVYHHHMGTVVQSESSLDALMSNTKKLKLLFDTGHLTFAGINPETILDRYLDRIAHVHLKNVRQRVVQEVREKGLSFGQAVRAGVYTVPGDEIETGVDYPHLLARLAENGYSGWYVVEAEQDPLMADPFDYARMARKYIRETTGL; encoded by the coding sequence GTGCATCCCATCAATTGGAGCAATGACGACTTCAGAGACTTGGGCGGAACCACTCCTTTAGAAACTTGTTTTCAGCAGATGCAGGAAGCGGGTTACGTTGGAACCGAGGTTGGTCACAAATATTCCCAAGACCCAGACGAACTCCGGCCAATGATGAACAGGTTTCAATTGCGACTCATTGGTGGCTGGCACAGCACTTATCTCGCAGAGAAAGAGTACGAAGAAGAGGAAAGCAGTTTTTTAAAATACCTTCACTTCCTGAAGTCCATGGATGCTTCTGTGGTCGTTGTGGCCGAAAGCAGTCAGGCGATTCATGGTGATGAATCAGCCCCGCTTAAGTTTGGTCCCGACCTGATAACCATCTCCGAAGACCAATGGGAAAGGGTCTACCAAGGTCTGGACAAATTAAGCGACCTGGCAGCGTCAGAAGGGTTACCAGTCGTTTACCACCATCACATGGGAACCGTGGTTCAATCGGAATCCTCCCTCGATGCGTTGATGTCCAACACGAAAAAACTGAAGCTCCTTTTTGATACCGGGCACCTGACCTTTGCAGGTATCAATCCTGAAACCATTCTGGACCGTTACCTGGACCGTATCGCTCATGTGCATTTAAAAAACGTTCGCCAAAGAGTGGTGCAAGAGGTTCGAGAAAAAGGACTCTCCTTTGGTCAAGCGGTCCGCGCTGGTGTTTATACGGTGCCAGGAGACGAAATCGAAACGGGGGTTGATTATCCACATCTGCTAGCTCGCCTTGCCGAAAACGGTTATAGCGGTTGGTATGTAGTCGAAGCTGAACAAGACCCGCTTATGGCCGATCCTTTTGATTATGCGCGAATGGCACGAAAATACATTCGCGAAACAACTGGTTTATAA